One region of Natronobacterium texcoconense genomic DNA includes:
- a CDS encoding S8 family serine peptidase, which yields MSEGGSPQFDRRSVLKTAGALGAFLGFSGVTGATPGREPGPKKDELLVGFDDSVSNLQATAEPKIPSSAEIVHENETLGYVAVEFPSNAADRAKENFKKNVLGDRDIAYVEENATVEAFYTPDDPLYGNQYAPQQVNCEGAWETTLGDPGVTISIIDQGIQYDHENLAGNMDDSVSNYGYDFAGNSSDPYPATASEDHGTHVGGIAAGGTDNGTGHAGISDCSMLSARALDASGGGSLSDIADAIQWSADQGAEIINMSLGGGGYSSTMANACQYAYDQGSLLVAAAGNDYGGSVSYPAAYDTVMAVSSLDENENLSNFSNLGPEIELAAPGSNVLSAVNWGDYDSYSGTSMASPVAAGVAGLALSAHSGLSNEQLRSHLQNTAVDIGLSDDAQGYGRVDADGAVNTDPDDDDDDDDDDGGNGGSEESTITDSLSGSWDSDCWTYGWEFDDPGSVVIDLEGPSNATYDLYANERDTCPTTSDYDHISYTWGSDEEIVIENPDTSADLHVLVDAYSGSGEYTLTVTEYDS from the coding sequence ATGTCAGAAGGTGGCAGTCCACAGTTCGATCGGCGATCAGTACTGAAAACGGCTGGCGCACTGGGCGCTTTCCTCGGATTCAGCGGCGTTACGGGTGCGACTCCCGGGCGTGAACCGGGGCCGAAGAAAGACGAACTCCTCGTCGGCTTCGACGATTCGGTGTCGAACCTGCAGGCGACGGCCGAGCCGAAGATTCCGAGCAGCGCCGAAATCGTCCACGAGAACGAGACGCTCGGCTACGTAGCCGTCGAGTTCCCCAGCAACGCCGCAGACCGGGCGAAAGAGAACTTCAAGAAGAACGTCCTGGGCGACCGCGATATCGCCTACGTGGAGGAGAACGCAACCGTCGAGGCGTTCTACACGCCGGACGATCCCCTCTACGGAAACCAGTACGCGCCACAGCAGGTCAACTGCGAGGGCGCGTGGGAGACGACGCTCGGCGATCCCGGCGTGACGATCTCGATCATCGACCAGGGGATCCAGTACGACCACGAGAACCTCGCTGGCAACATGGACGACAGCGTCTCGAACTACGGATACGACTTCGCCGGCAACAGTAGCGATCCGTATCCCGCCACCGCGAGCGAAGACCACGGCACCCACGTCGGCGGCATCGCCGCCGGCGGCACCGACAACGGGACGGGACACGCCGGTATCTCGGACTGTTCGATGCTAAGCGCCCGCGCACTCGACGCCAGCGGCGGCGGCTCCCTCTCGGACATCGCCGACGCGATCCAGTGGTCGGCCGACCAGGGTGCCGAGATCATCAACATGTCGCTGGGTGGCGGCGGCTACTCGAGCACGATGGCAAACGCCTGCCAGTACGCCTACGATCAGGGCTCGCTGCTGGTTGCCGCGGCCGGTAACGACTACGGCGGCAGCGTCTCGTATCCGGCGGCCTACGACACGGTGATGGCGGTCTCCTCGCTCGACGAGAACGAGAACCTCTCGAACTTCTCGAACCTCGGGCCCGAGATCGAACTCGCCGCACCGGGCAGCAACGTGCTCTCGGCGGTCAACTGGGGCGACTACGACTCCTACTCGGGGACGTCGATGGCGTCGCCGGTCGCCGCGGGCGTCGCCGGGCTGGCACTGTCGGCTCACAGCGGCCTGTCGAACGAGCAACTGCGCAGTCACCTCCAGAACACGGCAGTCGATATCGGGCTCTCCGACGACGCACAGGGGTACGGCCGCGTCGACGCCGACGGCGCCGTCAACACCGATCCCGACGATGACGACGATGACGATGACGACGATGGAGGCAACGGCGGAAGCGAAGAGTCGACGATCACGGATTCCCTCTCCGGTTCCTGGGACAGCGACTGCTGGACGTACGGCTGGGAGTTCGACGATCCGGGATCGGTCGTCATCGACCTCGAGGGGCCGTCGAACGCGACGTACGACCTCTACGCGAACGAGCGCGACACGTGTCCGACCACCTCGGACTACGACCACATCTCCTACACCTGGGGCAGCGACGAGGAGATCGTCATCGAAAACCCCGACACGTCCGCGGACCTGCACGTTCTCGTCGACGCCTACAGCGGCAGCGGCGAGTACACGCTGACGGTCACCGAGTACGATAGCTAG
- a CDS encoding GIDE domain-containing protein: MGATAPSVQSTALVTGFDAVALALLLHVWLVVVGLAVWNDDARTGVAWVDRRVHVSTRLYATLLFLAVLAVWLPFAVGQYPVGPANPFGRSRTAFGTFVIAGLLVGVGFYFLGGVVTNLRSYVAFRRSTPTDAGEVTSGSVQVSGTVVPLEEPLEAPVTGGEAVCYRLSATRVVDDDDERLQGDSDYQFGSTSAGATTLDSALVDQTTLLEERRTPFAVRDDTGRVVVDPEGAQLRLDRTASEPVPGDSRPSDPLATHLLESSDLEPTDRNRIYHEEALRPSEEVTVVGIANELSDDATEPTITAGDTVTEFVVAPGCEETTERHFRRTIAGCSIAALASSSVGLSILSWLAGHGWWVPLPGI, from the coding sequence ATGGGAGCCACAGCACCGTCAGTACAGTCGACTGCGCTCGTCACGGGTTTCGACGCCGTCGCCCTCGCGTTGCTTCTCCACGTCTGGCTCGTCGTCGTCGGGTTGGCAGTCTGGAACGACGATGCCCGGACGGGGGTGGCCTGGGTCGACCGGCGTGTTCACGTAAGCACTCGACTGTACGCCACGTTGCTGTTCCTCGCGGTGCTCGCCGTGTGGCTCCCGTTCGCCGTCGGCCAGTACCCGGTCGGTCCGGCCAACCCCTTCGGGCGTAGCCGAACTGCCTTTGGGACCTTCGTCATCGCCGGCTTGCTGGTCGGTGTCGGGTTCTACTTCCTCGGCGGCGTAGTAACGAATCTCCGGTCCTACGTTGCATTTCGGCGCAGTACACCGACCGACGCGGGCGAAGTCACGTCCGGTTCGGTGCAGGTCTCGGGAACGGTCGTCCCGCTCGAGGAGCCACTCGAGGCACCCGTAACCGGCGGCGAAGCGGTCTGTTACCGACTCTCCGCGACGCGAGTGGTCGACGACGATGACGAGCGACTGCAGGGGGACAGCGACTACCAGTTCGGCTCGACCTCGGCGGGAGCGACGACGCTCGACTCGGCGCTGGTCGACCAGACTACCCTCCTCGAGGAGCGACGGACGCCCTTTGCCGTTCGCGACGATACTGGCCGGGTCGTCGTCGATCCCGAGGGAGCTCAGCTCCGACTCGATCGAACGGCGTCGGAACCCGTTCCGGGTGACTCCCGACCGTCCGACCCTCTCGCGACGCATCTCCTCGAGTCGAGCGACCTCGAGCCGACAGACCGGAACCGGATCTATCACGAGGAAGCGCTCCGGCCGAGCGAGGAGGTGACGGTGGTTGGTATCGCGAACGAACTGAGCGACGACGCCACCGAACCGACGATCACGGCCGGCGACACCGTCACCGAGTTCGTCGTCGCACCGGGCTGTGAGGAGACGACCGAGCGCCACTTCCGGCGAACGATCGCCGGCTGTTCGATCGCAGCCCTGGCCTCGAGTTCGGTCGGCCTCTCGATTCTGTCGTGGCTGGCCGGGCACGGCTGGT
- the gcvT gene encoding glycine cleavage system aminomethyltransferase GcvT has product MPLQTPPLRRIHDDRGAKFTEFGGWDMPVEFDSIQTEHEAVREDVGIFDVSHMGQIHVTGPDATTLMQRLTTNDVSRLEIGDSQYAAITNEDGIIIDDTVVYRLPDEDGEATYLFVPNAGTDEATHERWISHRNDLDLEATVDNRTDEYAMFAVQGPNAPALVEEVAEESVTDLERFKAQYATIDGVDCWTARTGYTGEDGYELIVPWNEAERIWSAFDCQPCGLGSRDTLRLEAGLLLAGQDFDPEDNPRTPYEAGIGFTVDLETEFVGRDALAKVKEEGIEEELIGFQLIDRGVPRHGYDVTNTDDRVIGTVTSGTMSPTLEQAIGFAYVPAEYADPGTTLQVVVRGRSKKARVETTPFIDTA; this is encoded by the coding sequence ATGCCGCTTCAGACGCCGCCGTTACGCCGGATCCACGACGACCGTGGTGCGAAGTTTACGGAGTTTGGCGGCTGGGACATGCCAGTCGAGTTCGACTCGATCCAGACGGAACACGAGGCCGTCCGGGAGGACGTCGGTATCTTCGACGTCTCCCACATGGGTCAGATCCACGTCACCGGGCCGGACGCGACGACGCTGATGCAACGGCTCACCACCAACGACGTGAGCCGTCTCGAGATCGGCGACTCCCAGTACGCCGCGATCACGAACGAAGACGGTATTATCATCGACGATACGGTCGTCTATCGGCTTCCGGACGAGGACGGAGAGGCGACCTACCTCTTCGTGCCGAACGCCGGGACCGACGAAGCGACGCACGAACGCTGGATCAGCCACCGCAACGACCTCGACCTCGAGGCGACCGTCGACAACCGGACCGACGAGTACGCGATGTTCGCGGTCCAGGGGCCGAACGCACCCGCTCTCGTCGAGGAGGTGGCCGAGGAGTCGGTCACCGACCTCGAGCGGTTCAAAGCCCAGTACGCGACGATCGACGGCGTCGACTGCTGGACGGCACGGACGGGCTACACGGGCGAGGACGGTTACGAACTGATCGTCCCGTGGAACGAGGCCGAACGGATCTGGTCGGCCTTCGACTGCCAGCCCTGCGGACTCGGGTCCCGCGACACGCTGCGACTCGAGGCCGGCCTCCTGCTTGCAGGCCAGGACTTCGATCCCGAGGACAATCCCCGGACCCCCTACGAGGCCGGAATCGGCTTCACGGTCGACCTCGAGACGGAGTTCGTCGGCCGTGACGCCCTGGCAAAAGTCAAGGAGGAGGGCATCGAGGAGGAACTGATCGGCTTCCAGTTGATCGATCGTGGCGTCCCGCGACACGGCTACGACGTGACGAACACGGACGATCGTGTGATCGGGACGGTTACCAGCGGCACGATGAGTCCGACCCTAGAGCAGGCGATCGGCTTCGCTTACGTTCCGGCCGAGTACGCCGACCCGGGGACGACCCTGCAGGTCGTCGTCCGCGGGCGGTCGAAAAAGGCAAGAGTTGAAACCACACCGTTCATCGACACAGCATAA
- the gcvH gene encoding glycine cleavage system protein GcvH yields the protein MSFDIPEDRRYQESHEWAAETDGVVRVGISDFAQDELGDVVFVELPDEGDDVTQDEEFGVIESIKAVSDLYAPVSGEVVSINEDLFDAPELVNEEPFGDGWMLEIEADDTDELENLLSADEYEDQIA from the coding sequence ATGAGCTTCGACATTCCCGAGGACCGACGGTACCAGGAATCGCACGAGTGGGCAGCAGAAACCGACGGCGTCGTCCGCGTCGGCATCTCCGACTTCGCACAGGACGAACTCGGCGACGTCGTCTTCGTCGAACTTCCGGACGAAGGCGACGACGTCACCCAGGACGAGGAGTTCGGCGTCATCGAATCGATCAAGGCCGTTTCGGACCTCTATGCCCCCGTCAGCGGCGAGGTCGTCTCGATCAACGAGGACCTGTTCGACGCGCCCGAACTCGTCAACGAAGAGCCGTTCGGCGACGGCTGGATGCTCGAGATCGAGGCCGACGACACCGACGAACTCGAGAACCTGCTGTCGGCCGACGAGTACGAAGACCAGATCGCCTGA